A single region of the Corallococcus silvisoli genome encodes:
- a CDS encoding acyl-CoA dehydrogenase, producing MSSSSLHYTPNLRDIEFNLFEFLDIGRTSLGKAPFGDLDETAARQTLETFSQLCTQELAKSFDESEHNPPTLVNGEVKLPPGLKAAMGAYYDTGMHLLEQPAHLGGLGAPPSLVWAAFELLLGSNPALAFFTLGNLLARVIDKLGTDPQKKRFLPHLVERRWSGSMVLTEPDAGSDVGAARTKARHVDGDVWEIEGVKRFITNGESDIAENIIHMVLARPEGAAPGTKGLSLFVVPKFWVNEDGSLGAHNNVVCTKLEKKMGLKGSVTCELTFGDGKPTRGLLLGEVHDGIRQMFHIIENARMAVGLKSMAALSAGYFRALAFAKERQQGSDLAKARDKTAPRVTILQHPDVRRMLMAQKAHAEGMRALALFTASVQDQVELQGGHRSTASGEADVLNDMLLPLVKGYCSEKAYELLSLSLQVHGGSGFLTDYPVEQYIRDQKIDSLYEGTTHIQALDLLMRKVARDGGATLQGLLGRIRETAEGDEGGADLKTERAALAEALGHLETLLGTLMGKLGESVYHVGFQGNRVLFAVAEVVIGWLLVRHAAVALDRMKANPGDKAFYAGKVASARWYCHEVLPGIAHAARMVEHGNLDLMDLPEESF from the coding sequence ATGTCGTCGTCGTCCCTGCACTACACGCCCAACCTCCGCGATATTGAGTTCAACCTCTTCGAGTTCCTGGACATCGGCCGCACGTCGCTGGGCAAGGCGCCCTTCGGGGACCTGGACGAGACGGCGGCGCGGCAGACGCTGGAGACGTTCTCCCAGCTGTGCACGCAGGAGCTGGCGAAGAGCTTCGACGAGTCCGAGCACAACCCGCCCACGCTGGTGAACGGCGAGGTGAAGCTGCCCCCCGGCCTCAAGGCGGCGATGGGGGCCTACTACGACACGGGCATGCACCTGCTGGAGCAGCCCGCGCACCTGGGCGGCCTGGGCGCGCCGCCGTCGCTGGTGTGGGCGGCGTTCGAGCTGCTGCTGGGCTCCAACCCCGCGCTGGCCTTCTTCACGCTGGGCAACCTGCTGGCGCGAGTCATCGACAAGCTGGGCACGGATCCTCAGAAGAAGCGCTTCCTGCCGCACCTGGTGGAGCGCCGCTGGAGCGGATCCATGGTGCTCACGGAGCCGGACGCCGGCAGCGACGTGGGCGCCGCGCGCACCAAGGCGCGGCACGTGGACGGCGACGTCTGGGAGATTGAAGGCGTCAAGCGCTTCATCACCAACGGCGAGTCGGACATCGCGGAGAACATCATCCACATGGTGCTGGCGCGTCCGGAGGGCGCGGCGCCGGGCACCAAGGGCCTGTCGCTGTTCGTGGTGCCCAAGTTCTGGGTGAACGAGGACGGCAGCCTGGGCGCGCACAACAACGTGGTGTGCACCAAGCTGGAGAAGAAGATGGGCCTGAAGGGGTCCGTCACGTGCGAGCTGACGTTCGGCGACGGCAAGCCCACGCGCGGCCTGCTGCTGGGCGAGGTGCACGACGGCATCCGGCAGATGTTCCACATCATCGAGAACGCGCGCATGGCGGTGGGCCTCAAGTCCATGGCCGCGCTGTCCGCGGGCTACTTCCGCGCGCTGGCGTTCGCGAAGGAGCGGCAGCAGGGCAGCGACCTGGCGAAGGCGCGCGACAAGACGGCGCCGCGCGTGACCATCCTCCAGCACCCGGACGTGCGCCGCATGCTGATGGCGCAGAAGGCGCACGCGGAGGGCATGCGCGCGCTGGCCCTGTTCACCGCGTCCGTGCAGGACCAGGTGGAGCTGCAGGGCGGCCACCGCTCCACCGCGTCCGGCGAGGCGGACGTGCTCAACGACATGCTGCTGCCGCTGGTGAAGGGGTACTGCTCGGAGAAGGCGTACGAGCTGCTGTCCCTGTCGCTCCAGGTGCATGGCGGCTCGGGCTTCCTCACGGACTACCCGGTGGAGCAGTACATCCGGGACCAGAAGATCGACTCGCTCTACGAGGGCACCACGCACATCCAGGCCCTGGACCTGCTGATGCGCAAGGTGGCGCGCGACGGCGGCGCGACGCTGCAGGGGCTGCTCGGGCGCATCCGTGAGACGGCGGAGGGCGACGAGGGCGGAGCGGACCTGAAGACCGAGCGCGCCGCGCTGGCGGAGGCGCTGGGGCACCTGGAGACGCTGCTCGGCACGCTGATGGGCAAGCTGGGCGAGTCCGTCTACCACGTGGGCTTCCAGGGCAACCGCGTGCTGTTCGCCGTGGCGGAGGTGGTCATCGGCTGGCTGCTGGTGCGCCACGCGGCCGTGGCGCTGGACCGGATGAAGGCGAACCCCGGCGACAAGGCGTTCTATGCCGGCAAGGTGGCCAGCGCCCGCTGGTACTGCCACGAGGTGCTGCCCGGCATCGCCCACGCGGCGCGCATGGTGGAGCACGGCAACCTGGACCTGATGGACCTGCCGGAAGAGTCGTTCTAG
- a CDS encoding response regulator: MRSLILLVEDHVDSREMLEEFLTLEGFAVEVAGNGLHAWERLRRQPLPDVMLLDLMMPVMSGWELMERVQKEPRLADLPVIVVSGAGATRPVPQGIRASIPKPLDLDDLMRALEPFRSQSELAAAY, from the coding sequence ATGCGAAGCCTCATCCTCCTCGTGGAAGACCATGTCGACAGCCGTGAGATGCTGGAGGAGTTCCTCACGCTGGAGGGCTTCGCGGTGGAAGTCGCCGGGAACGGCCTGCACGCGTGGGAGCGCCTTCGCCGCCAGCCGCTGCCGGACGTGATGCTGCTGGACCTGATGATGCCGGTGATGAGCGGCTGGGAGCTGATGGAGCGCGTGCAGAAGGAGCCGCGCCTCGCGGACCTGCCCGTCATCGTCGTGTCGGGCGCGGGCGCCACCCGGCCCGTGCCCCAGGGCATCCGGGCGTCCATCCCGAAGCCCCTGGACCTGGACGACCTGATGCGCGCGCTGGAGCCCTTCCGCTCCCAGTCGGAGTTAGCCGCCGCCTACTAG
- a CDS encoding sensor histidine kinase codes for MPLPLAEFLFQSQDVLQDAWLHEAPGSGDLFSQGLSAVAAWMANPGARVSDALARDLSLLVQGSDGHPTTTNFRRLRDMVLRLWREQGGPALEDEVERFHDAVDAVEAAALEAHVQARLHAAREAAEEARERGAPAGPGGPRRWEDIFIHLGVGVAVMDAEDSAFVAANPALARMHGQAPEALKGLRLEDLVAPESRGALPRHMAAASSKPFHEYEALHLRRDGSRFPAFVHVTSLRDATGRRVGRAATVLDITQRRHGEAERQRLLATIEAERARLAAVLDQLPAGVLIAEAPSGRLLLGNRALESLLGHPFRPASSLADYEGSHQMFTADNVPLADDAWPMARALRTGETRQAEPLQVRRPDGTTAHLLGSSAPVRDRDDHIVAGVVTLVDVTERRRAEEAAREAAQFGERLIAIVSHDLRNPLNAIQLSVTRLLHGDALQERDRKAVSRIARSGERMARMISELLDFTRGRLGGGIPIERVSGDVRSVVRQAVEELEAAWPERSLALNVGPGRYEGAWDAERLLQVVSNLGGNALQYSPPDSPVRFTLTDADAFVVLEVHNGGEPIPPELLPHLFDPFRRGGGSTHGGLGLGLYIVEQVVKGHGGRIEVRSRASEGTVFRVLLPRTAS; via the coding sequence GTGCCCCTGCCCCTGGCCGAATTCCTCTTCCAGTCCCAGGACGTCCTCCAGGACGCCTGGCTGCACGAAGCCCCGGGCTCTGGCGACCTCTTCTCCCAGGGGTTGTCCGCGGTGGCGGCCTGGATGGCGAACCCCGGGGCCCGCGTCTCCGACGCGCTCGCGCGCGACCTGTCGCTCCTGGTGCAGGGCTCCGACGGGCATCCCACGACGACGAACTTCCGGCGCCTGCGCGACATGGTGCTGCGGCTGTGGCGCGAGCAGGGAGGGCCAGCCCTGGAGGACGAGGTCGAGCGCTTCCACGACGCGGTGGACGCGGTGGAGGCCGCCGCACTGGAGGCCCACGTCCAGGCGAGGCTGCACGCGGCGCGCGAGGCGGCGGAGGAAGCGCGCGAGCGGGGCGCCCCGGCCGGGCCAGGAGGGCCCCGGCGCTGGGAGGACATCTTCATCCACCTGGGCGTGGGCGTGGCGGTGATGGACGCGGAGGACAGCGCGTTCGTGGCGGCGAACCCCGCGCTCGCGCGCATGCATGGACAGGCTCCCGAAGCGTTGAAGGGCCTGCGGCTGGAGGACCTGGTGGCGCCCGAGTCGCGCGGCGCGCTGCCCCGGCACATGGCCGCCGCCAGCTCCAAGCCATTCCACGAATACGAAGCGCTGCACCTGCGCCGCGACGGCAGCCGCTTCCCCGCGTTCGTGCACGTGACGTCCCTGCGGGACGCGACGGGCCGGCGCGTGGGCCGCGCCGCCACGGTGCTGGACATCACCCAGCGGCGCCACGGGGAGGCGGAGCGGCAGCGGCTGCTGGCCACCATCGAGGCGGAGCGCGCGCGGCTGGCGGCGGTGCTGGACCAGCTGCCCGCGGGCGTGCTCATCGCGGAGGCGCCCAGCGGCAGGCTGCTCCTGGGCAACCGCGCGCTGGAGTCGCTGTTGGGCCACCCCTTCCGGCCCGCCTCCAGCCTCGCGGACTACGAAGGGTCCCACCAGATGTTCACCGCGGACAACGTGCCGTTGGCGGACGACGCCTGGCCCATGGCGCGAGCGCTGCGCACCGGAGAGACGCGCCAGGCGGAGCCGCTCCAGGTGCGCCGCCCGGATGGCACCACCGCGCACCTGCTGGGCTCCAGCGCGCCCGTGCGCGACCGGGACGACCACATCGTCGCGGGCGTCGTCACCCTGGTGGACGTCACCGAGCGGCGGCGCGCGGAGGAGGCGGCGCGGGAAGCGGCGCAGTTCGGCGAGCGCCTCATCGCCATCGTCAGCCACGACCTGCGCAACCCCCTCAACGCCATCCAGTTGTCCGTCACCCGGCTCTTGCACGGTGACGCGCTCCAGGAGCGCGACCGCAAGGCGGTGTCCCGCATCGCCCGCTCCGGTGAGCGGATGGCGCGGATGATCTCGGAGCTGCTCGACTTCACCCGCGGCCGGCTGGGCGGCGGCATCCCCATCGAGCGGGTGTCCGGCGACGTGCGCTCCGTGGTGCGCCAGGCGGTGGAGGAGCTGGAGGCGGCGTGGCCCGAGCGCTCGCTCGCGCTCAACGTGGGGCCGGGCCGCTACGAGGGGGCCTGGGACGCGGAGCGGCTGCTGCAGGTGGTGAGCAACCTGGGGGGCAACGCGCTCCAGTACAGCCCGCCGGACTCACCGGTGCGCTTCACGCTGACGGACGCGGACGCGTTCGTGGTGCTGGAGGTGCACAACGGCGGAGAGCCCATCCCGCCGGAGCTGCTGCCGCACCTGTTCGACCCCTTCCGTCGCGGCGGCGGCAGCACGCACGGGGGCCTGGGCCTGGGGCTCTACATCGTCGAGCAGGTGGTGAAGGGCCACGGTGGCCGCATCGAGGTGCGCTCGCGCGCGTCGGAGGGCACCGTCTTCCGCGTCCTGCTGCCGCGCACCGCGTCCTAG
- a CDS encoding LysM peptidoglycan-binding domain-containing protein has product MSYRIQSGDTLSALAQRYGTSVGELMKANPEIQNPDLIYTGRTLNIPGSRDSFEAGTSGSRGGGSQGFRGAGDVTAPPGGAGPGTRGPGGSPFDIAVSHLGKNAGSLKYESSGVGADMEDWVPNNVNCANFVSACLEQAGQIKDSQHSASVMTLQGNLDRDPNFQRVDLKNAKPGDVVCMKVGSGEHVVMFAGWKDGKAQFIGSNNVNADGSQRISYSSSNYPIMSVHQYRG; this is encoded by the coding sequence ATGAGCTACCGCATCCAATCTGGCGACACCCTCTCCGCGCTGGCCCAGCGCTATGGCACCTCCGTGGGCGAGCTGATGAAGGCCAACCCGGAGATCCAGAACCCGGACCTCATCTACACCGGGCGCACCCTGAACATCCCCGGCTCCCGGGACAGCTTCGAGGCCGGCACCTCCGGCTCGCGGGGCGGCGGTTCGCAGGGCTTCCGTGGCGCGGGGGACGTGACGGCGCCTCCGGGCGGCGCGGGTCCGGGCACGCGCGGCCCTGGCGGCAGCCCCTTCGACATCGCGGTGTCGCACCTGGGCAAGAACGCGGGCTCGCTGAAGTACGAGAGCAGCGGCGTGGGCGCGGACATGGAGGACTGGGTCCCCAACAACGTCAACTGCGCCAACTTCGTGTCCGCGTGCCTGGAGCAGGCGGGGCAGATCAAGGACAGCCAGCACAGCGCCTCCGTGATGACCCTCCAGGGGAACCTGGACCGCGACCCGAACTTCCAGCGCGTGGACCTGAAGAACGCGAAGCCGGGCGACGTCGTCTGCATGAAGGTGGGCAGCGGCGAGCATGTGGTGATGTTCGCGGGCTGGAAGGACGGCAAGGCCCAGTTCATCGGCTCCAACAACGTGAACGCCGACGGGTCTCAGCGCATCTCCTACTCGTCGTCGAACTACCCCATCATGTCCGTGCACCAGTACCGGGGCTGA
- a CDS encoding putative NPN-dependent ornithine cyclodeaminase: protein MTTIAHPDFTAARFGGFPDARFTPAPADGVLPEGFFTTTNLPTYVRVDGRWRMPREPRMDGALVLDAQGELWVREGRRVRAGERVVVGRAEDGSEGVYVNMAYLAEGGDGEFKFMTSEVSREKPIDYGHMARLLVEERERGGYPIWVTGPALVHSRARADMTWFVENGFVGALLAGNAVAVHDIEASIYGTTLGMSGAGEATSGGHGLHMRAINRVRQAGSIAKAVEAGIITNGIMHACVVHRVPFVLTGSIRDDGPLPDVVTDNLAAQDAMRRHAVKATMAVLVATALHAIATGNMLPAFVTEEGGGLRELPTICVDSSEFVVSKLKDRGTHQAFGVVTNAQDFMHILRLYVERELAARAKAPKPA from the coding sequence GTGACGACCATTGCTCATCCCGACTTCACGGCGGCGCGGTTTGGCGGCTTCCCCGACGCACGCTTCACCCCGGCGCCAGCGGACGGCGTGCTGCCGGAGGGCTTCTTCACGACGACGAACCTGCCCACATACGTGCGGGTGGACGGGCGGTGGCGGATGCCGCGCGAGCCGCGCATGGACGGCGCGCTGGTGTTGGACGCGCAGGGGGAGCTGTGGGTGCGCGAGGGCCGGCGGGTGCGCGCGGGGGAGCGGGTGGTGGTGGGGCGCGCGGAGGACGGCAGCGAGGGCGTCTACGTGAACATGGCGTACCTGGCGGAGGGCGGGGACGGCGAGTTCAAGTTCATGACGAGCGAGGTGTCGCGCGAGAAGCCCATCGACTATGGGCACATGGCGCGGCTGCTGGTGGAGGAGCGGGAGCGCGGCGGCTATCCCATCTGGGTGACGGGGCCGGCGCTGGTGCACTCGCGAGCGCGCGCGGACATGACGTGGTTCGTGGAGAACGGCTTCGTGGGGGCGCTGCTCGCGGGCAACGCGGTGGCGGTGCACGACATCGAGGCGTCCATCTACGGCACCACGCTGGGGATGAGCGGCGCGGGCGAGGCGACGTCCGGTGGGCACGGGCTGCACATGCGCGCCATCAACCGGGTGCGGCAGGCGGGCTCCATCGCGAAGGCGGTGGAGGCGGGCATCATCACCAACGGCATCATGCATGCGTGCGTGGTGCACCGCGTGCCCTTCGTGCTGACGGGCTCCATCCGGGATGACGGGCCGCTGCCGGACGTGGTGACGGACAACCTGGCGGCGCAGGACGCGATGCGCCGGCACGCGGTGAAGGCGACGATGGCGGTGCTCGTGGCCACGGCGCTGCACGCCATCGCGACGGGGAACATGCTGCCGGCGTTCGTGACGGAGGAGGGCGGCGGCCTGCGGGAGCTGCCCACCATCTGCGTGGACTCGTCCGAGTTCGTGGTGAGCAAGCTGAAGGACCGGGGCACGCACCAGGCGTTCGGCGTGGTGACGAACGCGCAGGACTTCATGCACATCCTGCGGCTGTACGTGGAGCGTGAGCTGGCGGCGCGCGCGAAGGCCCCGAAGCCGGCCTGA
- a CDS encoding ligand-binding sensor domain-containing protein — MMLSTLTALALAATVTNTEAVHDLEPFGGHVVACTEGGLELFTPAGRAVRVLTVEDGLPSHFCRALESTGDRLFVATDEGLVSLDTGFRVTPVLDVRWQALPPAEDASTPDYVSRLESLAAVLTPGATYTAFSPRFAGTAEGRLFELGTSRAWSLPGPVRFISDTLDGVDVGTSEGAFSIDSRGRLSAVGNVPTGPLSFAVTEQGVRIVGSTGDVRAWGAPGSAEALRVPEGIAVPSAEATSAHAGTAAPGAGATSAPASTAAPGAGATSAPASTAMPRATHAGPVENAAVPAGATVLKADWAGTRASGVFLREKKGWRRVTPTGQLCGNHITALARHQGRLVVGTFDRGVCWQLEDGRWRTTRAPSLPSDQVLGLTSDGQNLYVATTYGLGLHDGKSWSRLSYGARNPVALAKLSVLGVSQMEGGMALVDGRGVSLVTPDGSPLSLVKRLPLPEGWSKHASVGEGAGRFLWMGSEDRGLLRWNGERWQRFHDGRDLTDNWITTLSTDAEGRAIAGTCQDGFNYFDGAKWTRVRAAPGLPSSAIVSTALVPGGALVGTLLGASYFDAGTGEVRALPGLADPRVYAVLPEGDSALFGTEGGLSTMAWKPAPALSRR, encoded by the coding sequence ATGATGCTCTCCACCCTCACGGCCCTGGCGCTCGCGGCCACCGTCACCAACACCGAGGCCGTGCACGACCTGGAGCCGTTCGGCGGCCACGTCGTCGCGTGCACCGAAGGCGGCCTGGAGCTGTTCACGCCCGCGGGCCGCGCCGTCCGCGTGCTCACCGTCGAGGACGGTCTCCCCAGCCACTTCTGCCGCGCGCTGGAGTCCACGGGCGACCGGCTCTTCGTGGCCACGGACGAGGGGCTTGTGTCATTGGACACCGGCTTCCGAGTGACGCCCGTGCTGGACGTGCGCTGGCAGGCCCTGCCTCCCGCCGAGGACGCGAGCACCCCGGACTACGTGAGCCGGCTGGAGTCCCTGGCCGCCGTGCTGACTCCGGGCGCGACGTACACCGCGTTCTCCCCCCGCTTCGCGGGCACCGCGGAGGGACGGCTGTTCGAGCTGGGCACCTCGCGGGCGTGGTCACTGCCCGGGCCAGTGCGCTTCATCTCCGACACGCTCGACGGCGTGGACGTGGGCACCAGCGAGGGAGCGTTCTCCATCGACTCGCGAGGACGGCTGAGCGCCGTGGGCAACGTGCCCACCGGGCCCCTGTCCTTCGCCGTGACCGAGCAGGGCGTGCGCATCGTGGGGAGCACCGGCGACGTGCGCGCGTGGGGCGCGCCCGGCTCCGCCGAGGCCCTGCGCGTTCCCGAGGGCATCGCCGTGCCGAGTGCGGAAGCGACGAGCGCCCATGCGGGCACCGCCGCGCCGGGCGCGGGAGCGACGAGCGCCCCTGCCAGCACCGCCGCGCCGGGCGCGGGAGCGACGAGCGCCCCTGCCAGCACCGCCATGCCGCGCGCGACCCACGCGGGCCCCGTCGAAAACGCGGCCGTTCCGGCCGGCGCCACCGTGCTCAAGGCGGACTGGGCGGGCACCCGGGCCTCGGGCGTGTTCCTGCGGGAGAAGAAGGGCTGGCGCCGCGTCACGCCCACCGGACAGCTCTGCGGCAATCACATCACCGCGCTCGCGCGCCACCAGGGACGGCTCGTCGTGGGGACGTTCGACCGGGGCGTGTGCTGGCAGCTCGAGGACGGCCGGTGGCGCACCACCCGCGCGCCCTCGCTTCCCAGCGACCAGGTGTTGGGCCTCACCAGCGATGGGCAGAACCTCTACGTCGCCACCACCTACGGCCTGGGCCTCCACGACGGAAAGAGCTGGTCGCGGCTGTCGTACGGCGCCCGCAACCCCGTGGCCCTGGCCAAGCTCTCCGTGCTCGGCGTGTCCCAGATGGAGGGCGGCATGGCGCTCGTGGATGGACGCGGCGTGTCCCTCGTCACGCCCGACGGCTCGCCCCTGTCCCTGGTGAAGCGGCTGCCCCTGCCCGAGGGCTGGAGCAAGCACGCCTCCGTCGGCGAGGGCGCCGGCCGCTTCCTGTGGATGGGCAGCGAGGACCGGGGCCTGCTGCGCTGGAACGGCGAGCGCTGGCAGCGCTTCCACGACGGGCGCGACCTCACCGACAACTGGATCACCACGCTGTCCACCGACGCGGAGGGGCGCGCCATCGCGGGCACCTGCCAGGATGGCTTCAACTACTTCGACGGCGCGAAGTGGACGCGCGTGCGCGCCGCGCCCGGCCTGCCCTCGTCCGCCATCGTCTCCACCGCGCTCGTGCCCGGCGGGGCGCTGGTGGGCACGCTGCTCGGCGCGTCCTACTTCGACGCGGGCACCGGTGAAGTGCGTGCCCTGCCGGGACTCGCGGATCCGCGCGTGTACGCGGTCCTCCCGGAGGGAGACTCCGCCCTCTTCGGCACCGAGGGCGGCCTGTCCACCATGGCCTGGAAGCCCGCGCCCGCCCTCAGCCGGCGCTGA